A part of Saccharomonospora amisosensis genomic DNA contains:
- a CDS encoding cysteine dioxygenase: MFAVPENTIVPASGADASLRHPVRTALQYAANRDRWRGLLRYDPAERFAVPLERDHEQEVWLLSWLPGQLAEPHDHGHTTGAFTVVCGRLTETVYHADHADPVARVHLLSAGQSRVFGPGYVHRVSNEGPDPVISVHVYRAGGRIVRPATWLGTPVPGGT, encoded by the coding sequence ATGTTCGCCGTTCCCGAGAACACCATCGTGCCCGCCTCCGGTGCCGATGCCTCGCTGCGCCATCCGGTGCGCACCGCGCTGCAGTACGCCGCCAACCGGGACCGCTGGCGCGGGTTGCTGCGTTACGACCCCGCAGAGCGCTTCGCCGTACCGCTGGAACGTGACCACGAACAGGAGGTGTGGCTGCTGAGTTGGCTTCCCGGCCAGCTCGCCGAGCCGCACGACCACGGCCACACCACCGGCGCGTTCACCGTCGTTTGTGGGCGGCTCACCGAGACCGTCTACCACGCTGACCACGCCGATCCGGTCGCGCGCGTGCACCTGCTGTCAGCCGGGCAGTCGCGGGTGTTCGGCCCCGGGTACGTGCACCGCGTGAGCAACGAGGGGCCCGACCCCGTCATCAGCGTGCACGTCTACCGCGCCGGAGGCCGGATCGTGCGTCCCGCCACATGGCTGGGCACACCGGTCCCCGGCGGAACGTAG
- a CDS encoding NAD(P)H-dependent glycerol-3-phosphate dehydrogenase, translating into MSPESQPVQPQVRRVTVLGAGSWGTTFAKVLADAGRDVTMWARRPEVAEEISQRHSNEAYLPGITLPEQIGATSDPAKALEGADAVVLAVPSQSLRANLVRWRDLLPKGAILVSLAKGVELDTLLRMSEVISEIAGVPSGEVVAVSGPNLAREIAQGQPAAAVLACADHDRAVAIQQAAFNSYFRPYTNTDVVGCELAGACKNVIALSCGMAAGLGFGANTMATLITRGLAEMARLGAKLGADPLTFAGLAGVGDLVATCSSPLSRNRTFGERVGRGETIEEAKAAQGGQVAEGVASCVSIRALAAQVGVDMPITEAMYRVCHEGCAPARAGAELLGRQQKHEWS; encoded by the coding sequence ATGTCTCCGGAATCTCAGCCAGTTCAGCCACAGGTGCGGCGGGTCACCGTCCTGGGGGCCGGCTCGTGGGGGACGACTTTCGCCAAGGTGCTCGCCGACGCGGGCCGCGATGTCACCATGTGGGCGCGCCGGCCCGAGGTCGCGGAGGAGATCAGCCAGCGGCACAGCAACGAGGCATACCTGCCTGGCATCACTTTGCCGGAACAGATCGGTGCCACTTCCGATCCCGCGAAGGCGCTCGAGGGAGCCGATGCGGTCGTGCTGGCCGTGCCGAGCCAGAGCTTGCGGGCGAACCTGGTGCGCTGGCGCGACCTGCTGCCGAAGGGCGCCATCCTCGTCAGTCTCGCCAAAGGTGTGGAGTTGGACACGCTGCTGCGGATGAGCGAGGTGATCAGCGAGATCGCCGGAGTGCCCTCCGGCGAGGTGGTCGCCGTGTCCGGACCCAACCTGGCAAGGGAGATCGCGCAGGGGCAGCCCGCGGCGGCGGTGCTCGCCTGCGCCGATCACGACAGGGCGGTGGCGATCCAGCAGGCCGCGTTCAACTCCTACTTCCGGCCCTACACCAACACCGATGTCGTCGGTTGTGAGCTGGCCGGCGCCTGCAAGAACGTGATCGCGCTCAGTTGCGGGATGGCGGCGGGACTGGGGTTCGGGGCCAACACGATGGCGACGCTCATCACTCGCGGGCTGGCCGAGATGGCGCGGCTGGGCGCGAAACTGGGAGCCGACCCGTTGACCTTCGCCGGGCTGGCGGGTGTGGGCGACCTGGTGGCGACCTGTTCCTCCCCGCTGTCACGCAACCGGACGTTCGGCGAGCGGGTGGGCAGAGGGGAGACCATCGAGGAGGCCAAGGCCGCGCAGGGCGGTCAGGTCGCGGAAGGCGTAGCCTCCTGCGTTTCCATCAGGGCGCTCGCCGCGCAGGTCGGCGTGGACATGCCGATCACCGAAGCGATGTACCGCGTGTGTCACGAAGGCTGCGCACCGGCGCGGGCCGGAGCGGAACTACTCGGCCGCCAACAGAAGCACGAGTGGTCCTAA
- a CDS encoding lysophospholipid acyltransferase family protein has protein sequence MADREKGGFWVGAAAVLFYPLTWLGRSVYRGAERIPRQGPALLVLNHVSHLDPAVDAVFVHRNRRVPRFMAKESLTRVPIFGKILLGSGGIPVSRGTSEAGDSLKAAHETLREGKVVVIYPEGTITKDPLGWPKRSYTGVARLALENDVPVIPVARWGTQDIWNGYSKKFRPLPRKTVVHSVGEPVDLSAYREKDRSPAVLREVTDLLMGEVLDLLVEIRGERPPAKPAGNG, from the coding sequence TTGGCTGATCGGGAGAAGGGCGGCTTCTGGGTCGGGGCGGCCGCCGTGCTGTTCTACCCGCTGACCTGGCTGGGACGCAGTGTCTACCGTGGGGCGGAGCGCATTCCCAGACAGGGCCCTGCGCTGCTGGTCCTCAACCACGTCTCGCACCTCGACCCGGCCGTCGACGCGGTGTTCGTCCACCGTAACCGGCGGGTGCCCAGGTTCATGGCCAAGGAGAGCCTGACGAGGGTGCCGATCTTCGGCAAGATCCTGCTCGGTTCCGGCGGCATCCCGGTGTCGCGCGGCACCTCGGAGGCGGGCGACAGCCTCAAGGCCGCCCACGAGACGCTTCGCGAGGGCAAGGTGGTGGTCATCTATCCCGAAGGGACGATCACCAAGGACCCGCTCGGCTGGCCCAAGCGTTCCTACACCGGGGTTGCGCGGCTGGCACTGGAAAACGACGTTCCCGTGATCCCGGTCGCACGCTGGGGCACCCAGGACATCTGGAACGGCTACAGCAAGAAGTTCCGCCCGCTGCCCCGCAAGACCGTGGTGCATTCCGTCGGCGAGCCGGTGGACCTCTCGGCCTACCGCGAGAAGGACCGCAGCCCTGCCGTGCTCAGGGAGGTCACTGACCTGCTGATGGGGGAGGTGCTCGACCTGCTGGTCGAGATCCGTGGTGAGCGGCCGCCCGCCAAGCCCGCGGGCAACGGCTGA
- the cofC gene encoding 2-phospho-L-lactate guanylyltransferase, translating into MAVDLIVPMKPPAGGKSRLRGALHGPWDERRHAALVLALARDTLLAATASAGVRRVLVVGSAPATLDALRDLDVEVIGEEAALGLNGALRAGERLLRVSDRGATVGALQADLPALRAEELAAALAEAGDRRCFAADRHGTGTTLLVSAPGQPLDPRFGRGSARAHAESGAVPLTVAVPTLRGDVDTPADLEHARLLGLGTHTAALLGRECVPH; encoded by the coding sequence GTGGCTGTTGACCTGATCGTGCCGATGAAGCCTCCTGCGGGCGGCAAGTCGCGGTTGCGGGGCGCGCTGCACGGCCCGTGGGATGAGCGGCGTCACGCCGCGCTCGTGCTGGCACTCGCCCGCGACACTCTGCTGGCCGCCACGGCGAGCGCGGGAGTCAGGCGCGTGCTCGTGGTCGGCTCGGCGCCAGCCACGCTGGACGCGTTGCGGGATCTGGATGTGGAAGTCATCGGGGAAGAGGCCGCGCTGGGCCTCAACGGTGCGCTGCGCGCCGGGGAGCGCCTGCTGCGGGTCTCCGACCGGGGGGCCACCGTCGGCGCCTTACAGGCCGATCTGCCCGCCCTTCGAGCCGAGGAACTGGCCGCGGCACTCGCCGAGGCCGGTGACCGCAGGTGCTTCGCGGCCGACCGGCACGGCACGGGCACCACGCTGCTGGTGTCCGCGCCGGGACAGCCACTCGACCCCCGGTTCGGCCGCGGCTCCGCGCGGGCGCACGCGGAGTCCGGAGCGGTGCCACTTACGGTGGCCGTGCCCACGCTGCGCGGCGACGTGGACACCCCCGCCGACCTGGAGCACGCCCGGCTGCTGGGGCTGGGCACTCACACCGCCGCGCTGCTCGGGCGGGAGTGCGTACCCCACTGA
- a CDS encoding RNA degradosome polyphosphate kinase: MGRTENSVCAALARVGNNAGVSNDESRRGDEPGTRRQVTTTPPPARTSGNGRSSEIHNLPSAPPAATGGAQIPDALPDDRYFNRELSWQDFNARVLALAEDESQPLLERAKFLAIFASNLDEFYMVRVAGLKRREKTGLSVRSADGLTPREQLSYIAKRNKDLVERHTLAFERGVRPALAAQGIRIVRWSQLEQADRVRLSAYFTEQIFPVLTPLAVDPAHPFPYISGLSLNLAVTVGDAEDGTERFARVKVPNNVPRLVRVDRRQDNATATFLPLEELIAAHLGELFSGMNVIEHHVFRVTRNADFEVEEDRDEDLLQALERELAQRRFGPPVRLEVAQDMSEHMLELLLRELEVDPQDVVEVPGLLDLNCLLQLHSVDRKELKDRPFVPATHPAFGERETPKSVFATLREGDVLVHHPYDSFSTSVQRFIEQAAADDKVLAIKQTLYRTSGTSGDSPIVDALIDAAEAGKQVVALVEIKARFDEQANITWARTLERAGVHVVYGLVGLKTHCKVALVVRQEGSTIRRYCHLGTGNYNPRTARLYEDVGLLTADPAIGADLTDLFNVLTGYSRQQTYRNILISPNGIRRGILRYIGDEIEAARAGRPAGVRIKCNSLVDEQIIDGLYRASQAGVEVDIVVRGICALKPGVPGLSDNISVRSILGRFLEHSRIFHFRGTDAYWIGSADMMHRNLDRRIEALVQVKDPRLTAQLDDVLNSALDPSTRCWVLRSSGEWLPFPSDGTTVRDHQVELLRKHGATG; encoded by the coding sequence ATGGGCAGGACCGAAAATTCGGTATGCGCGGCACTCGCCCGGGTGGGGAACAATGCGGGTGTGAGCAACGACGAGAGCCGGCGCGGCGACGAACCGGGAACGCGCAGGCAGGTCACCACGACGCCACCGCCCGCGAGGACGAGCGGCAACGGACGCTCCTCGGAGATCCACAACCTGCCCTCCGCTCCGCCCGCCGCGACAGGGGGAGCACAGATCCCCGACGCCCTGCCGGACGATCGCTACTTCAACCGGGAACTCTCGTGGCAGGACTTCAACGCCAGGGTGCTCGCGCTCGCCGAAGACGAGTCCCAGCCGCTACTGGAACGGGCCAAGTTCCTCGCGATCTTCGCGTCCAATTTGGATGAGTTCTACATGGTTCGCGTCGCGGGCCTCAAGCGCAGGGAGAAGACCGGCCTTTCCGTGCGCAGCGCCGACGGGCTCACACCCCGCGAGCAGCTTTCCTACATCGCCAAGCGCAACAAGGACCTAGTGGAGCGGCACACGCTCGCCTTCGAGCGGGGGGTGCGGCCCGCCCTCGCCGCGCAGGGTATCCGGATCGTGAGGTGGTCGCAGCTCGAACAGGCCGACCGCGTCCGGCTGTCGGCCTACTTCACCGAGCAGATCTTTCCCGTACTCACCCCGCTCGCTGTCGACCCCGCGCACCCCTTCCCCTACATCTCCGGCCTTTCGCTGAACCTGGCCGTCACGGTCGGCGACGCCGAGGACGGCACCGAACGCTTCGCCAGGGTGAAGGTGCCCAACAACGTGCCGAGACTGGTGCGGGTAGACCGTCGGCAGGACAACGCGACCGCGACCTTCCTTCCGCTGGAGGAGCTCATCGCCGCCCACCTCGGCGAGTTGTTCAGCGGCATGAACGTGATCGAACACCACGTGTTCCGTGTCACGCGCAACGCCGACTTCGAGGTGGAGGAGGACCGCGACGAGGACCTGCTGCAGGCGCTGGAGCGCGAGCTCGCGCAGCGCAGGTTCGGGCCGCCGGTGAGGCTGGAGGTCGCGCAGGACATGAGCGAGCACATGCTCGAACTGCTGCTGCGTGAGCTGGAGGTCGATCCGCAGGACGTGGTGGAGGTGCCAGGCCTGCTGGACCTCAACTGCCTACTCCAGCTGCATTCGGTGGACCGCAAGGAACTCAAGGACCGCCCGTTCGTCCCGGCGACCCATCCGGCCTTCGGTGAGCGCGAGACGCCGAAGAGCGTGTTCGCGACGCTGCGGGAGGGCGACGTGCTCGTGCACCATCCCTACGACTCGTTCTCCACGAGTGTGCAGCGCTTCATCGAGCAGGCCGCGGCCGACGACAAGGTGCTCGCGATCAAGCAGACCCTGTACCGCACGTCCGGCACGTCGGGAGACTCCCCGATAGTCGACGCGCTCATCGATGCCGCGGAGGCGGGCAAGCAGGTCGTCGCGCTCGTGGAGATCAAAGCCCGGTTCGACGAGCAGGCAAACATCACATGGGCGCGCACTCTGGAACGCGCTGGTGTGCACGTAGTCTACGGTCTCGTGGGCCTGAAGACCCACTGCAAGGTCGCTCTCGTCGTACGCCAGGAGGGATCGACGATCCGCCGCTACTGCCACCTCGGCACTGGCAACTACAACCCGAGAACCGCGCGGCTCTACGAGGACGTCGGGCTGCTGACCGCCGATCCGGCCATCGGCGCGGACCTGACGGACTTGTTCAACGTCCTCACCGGCTACTCGCGGCAGCAGACCTACCGCAACATCCTCATCTCCCCGAACGGTATCCGTCGCGGCATCCTCAGATACATCGGCGACGAGATCGAGGCCGCGAGGGCGGGCAGGCCCGCGGGGGTGCGAATCAAGTGCAACTCCCTTGTCGACGAGCAGATCATCGACGGGCTGTACCGGGCGTCGCAGGCGGGTGTCGAGGTCGACATCGTCGTGCGTGGCATCTGCGCGCTGAAGCCCGGTGTGCCCGGTCTGAGCGACAACATCTCCGTGCGCTCGATCCTCGGCCGCTTCCTGGAGCACTCGCGCATCTTCCACTTCCGTGGCACGGACGCCTACTGGATCGGTAGCGCCGACATGATGCACCGCAACCTCGACCGCAGGATCGAGGCACTCGTGCAGGTGAAGGACCCACGGTTGACGGCCCAACTCGACGACGTGCTGAACTCCGCGCTCGACCCCAGCACGCGATGCTGGGTGCTGCGCTCCTCCGGTGAGTGGCTGCCGTTCCCGTCGGACGGCACGACGGTGCGCGACCACCAGGTCGAGTTGCTGCGCAAGCACGGAGCGACCGGGTGA
- a CDS encoding NUDIX hydrolase: MSGRVRAAGAVLWRRCPHGHVEVALVHRPRYDDWSLPKGKLDPGETAPVAAVRELREETGFEAVLGRFLTRVEYDLGGTTKVVDYFSARANCGRFTPNDEVDELRWLRQEEAARMVHYDTDRQVLARFAALPTELTTLLLVRHAKAGKRDAWTGDDDLRPLSEAGVRQARALRVLLRSFGPDRVLSAPRLRCVQTVRGVAEDAGVEVEHEPLMSEEVYWADPATGLRRLRDIVAAGGTPVVCSQGGVIPDVVNALAQQDGVVLPATKADGVASKKGSVWLLSFALGPDREPRLVATHYLPSPLPAPVPAGG, from the coding sequence GTGAGTGGACGGGTTCGAGCCGCGGGTGCGGTGTTGTGGCGCCGGTGTCCGCACGGACATGTCGAGGTCGCCCTGGTGCATCGGCCCCGCTATGACGACTGGTCCCTGCCCAAGGGAAAGCTCGATCCCGGTGAGACCGCTCCGGTGGCCGCGGTGCGGGAACTGAGGGAGGAAACCGGCTTCGAGGCCGTATTGGGGCGATTCCTGACCCGCGTGGAATACGACTTGGGCGGCACCACCAAGGTCGTCGACTATTTCAGCGCGAGGGCGAATTGCGGGCGATTCACGCCGAACGACGAGGTCGACGAACTGCGCTGGCTTCGCCAGGAGGAAGCCGCGAGGATGGTGCACTACGACACCGACAGGCAGGTGCTCGCACGGTTTGCCGCCCTGCCCACCGAGCTGACGACGCTGCTGCTCGTCAGGCATGCCAAGGCGGGTAAGCGCGACGCGTGGACAGGTGACGACGACCTGCGCCCGCTTTCCGAAGCCGGAGTGCGGCAGGCACGGGCGTTACGTGTACTGCTGCGAAGCTTCGGCCCGGATCGGGTGCTCTCCGCGCCACGCCTGCGTTGCGTCCAGACGGTGCGAGGGGTGGCTGAGGACGCGGGTGTGGAGGTTGAACACGAACCGCTGATGTCGGAGGAGGTCTACTGGGCCGATCCCGCCACTGGGCTGCGCCGACTCCGCGACATCGTGGCGGCGGGTGGCACACCCGTTGTGTGTAGTCAGGGTGGTGTGATCCCGGACGTGGTGAACGCCTTGGCCCAGCAGGACGGTGTGGTGTTGCCCGCCACGAAAGCGGACGGGGTGGCGAGTAAGAAGGGCTCGGTATGGCTGCTGTCGTTCGCCCTAGGGCCCGACCGCGAACCTCGGCTTGTCGCCACTCATTACCTGCCGAGCCCGCTGCCCGCCCCCGTTCCGGCGGGCGGTTGA
- a CDS encoding HU family DNA-binding protein, with product MANKAQLIEALSERLGDKKVASQAVDNLVDIIIRTVNKGEKVNITGFGVFEKRARAARTARNPRTGETVRVKKTNVPAFRAGTTFKDVVSGAKKLPKATTKRATATRATGAKTATTRPSATRSTTTRTRATTTRGTASSRTATKAAPSRSTAKSTATKAAPKSTTKSTASKAATKSTTAKKSPAKTTKAATKAAPKSTAKASTAKASTAKKTTAARKKK from the coding sequence ATGGCCAACAAGGCCCAACTCATCGAAGCGCTCTCCGAGCGTTTGGGCGACAAGAAGGTCGCGTCGCAAGCTGTCGACAACCTCGTCGACATCATCATCCGTACGGTCAACAAGGGCGAGAAGGTCAACATCACCGGCTTCGGTGTGTTCGAGAAGCGCGCCAGGGCCGCCCGGACCGCGAGGAACCCACGCACCGGCGAGACCGTGCGTGTGAAGAAGACCAACGTTCCCGCTTTCCGCGCGGGTACGACCTTCAAGGACGTCGTGAGCGGCGCCAAGAAGCTGCCGAAGGCAACCACCAAGCGCGCCACCGCCACTCGGGCCACTGGCGCGAAGACGGCGACCACGCGGCCCTCGGCGACTCGCAGCACCACGACTCGTACGCGAGCGACGACGACGCGCGGCACCGCCTCCAGCCGCACGGCCACGAAGGCGGCACCGAGCAGGAGCACAGCCAAGAGCACGGCCACCAAGGCCGCGCCGAAGAGCACCACGAAGTCGACAGCGAGCAAGGCGGCGACCAAGTCGACGACGGCGAAGAAGTCTCCCGCCAAGACCACCAAGGCGGCGACCAAGGCCGCGCCGAAGAGCACCGCCAAGGCTTCCACCGCCAAGGCCTCGACGGCGAAGAAGACCACCGCCGCCAGGAAGAAGAAGTAG
- the leuD gene encoding 3-isopropylmalate dehydratase small subunit: MEPYTKHTGVGVPLRRSNVDTDQIIPAVYLKRVTRTGFEDGLFAAWRGDEQFVLNQEPYRAGSVLVAGPDFGTGSSREHAVWALLNYGFRVVISSRFADIFRGNSGKQGLLAAECEQADVEQLWKILESEPGTQVTVDLREKTVRAKDFVATFSIDDYTRWRLLEGLDDIALTLRHADDIEAFEAKRPSWKPSTTPV, translated from the coding sequence ATGGAGCCCTACACCAAGCACACCGGGGTCGGAGTGCCGCTGCGCAGGTCCAACGTGGACACGGACCAGATCATCCCCGCCGTCTACCTCAAGCGCGTGACCCGTACGGGCTTCGAGGACGGTCTGTTCGCCGCCTGGCGCGGCGACGAGCAATTCGTGCTCAACCAGGAGCCGTACCGGGCGGGCAGCGTGCTCGTCGCCGGGCCGGACTTCGGTACGGGTTCGTCCAGGGAGCATGCCGTCTGGGCACTGCTGAACTACGGCTTCCGGGTGGTCATCTCCTCTCGGTTCGCCGACATCTTCCGGGGCAACTCGGGCAAGCAGGGCCTGCTCGCCGCCGAGTGCGAGCAGGCCGATGTCGAGCAACTGTGGAAGATCCTCGAGAGCGAGCCGGGCACCCAGGTCACCGTCGACCTGCGGGAGAAGACGGTACGGGCCAAGGACTTCGTCGCCACCTTCTCGATCGATGACTACACCCGCTGGCGACTGCTCGAGGGACTCGACGACATCGCGTTGACACTGCGCCATGCCGACGACATCGAGGCCTTCGAGGCGAAGCGACCCTCCTGGAAGCCTTCCACCACGCCGGTGTAG
- the leuC gene encoding 3-isopropylmalate dehydratase large subunit — MTIKRGRTLAEKVWDAHTVRRGQGAEPDLLYIDLHLVHEVTSPQAFDGLRLAGRKVRRPDLTIATEDHNVPTTGIDLPIADPVSRTQVDTLRRNCAEFGIRLHPMGDDEQGIVHVIGPQLGLTQPGMTVVCGDSHTSTHGAFGAMAFGIGTSEVEHVLATQTLPLRPFKTMAINVNGDLRPGVTAKDVILAVIAKIGTGGGQGYVLEYRGSAIESLSMEARMTICNMSIEAGARAGMIAPDETTFAYLKDRPHAPKGADWDAAVANWRELRTDAEAEFDAEVDIDAAQLTPYVTWGTNPGQGLPLSESVPDPERITDETERVAAEKALSYMDLVPGTPLRQIAVDTVFLGSCTNGRIEDLRAAATVLRGRKVADGVRMLVVPGSMRVRQVAEAEGLHEIFTQAGAEWRQAGCSMCLGMNPDQLKPGERSASTSNRNFEGRQGKGGRTHLVSPLVAAATAVRGTLSSPEDLD; from the coding sequence ATGACAATCAAGCGGGGCCGCACACTGGCAGAGAAAGTGTGGGACGCGCACACCGTGCGCCGCGGCCAAGGCGCTGAGCCGGACCTGCTCTACATCGATCTTCACCTCGTGCACGAGGTCACCAGCCCGCAGGCGTTCGACGGGCTACGCCTGGCTGGCAGGAAGGTTCGCAGGCCCGACCTCACGATCGCGACCGAGGACCACAACGTTCCCACAACGGGCATCGACCTGCCCATCGCCGATCCGGTCTCCCGTACCCAGGTGGACACGCTTCGCCGCAACTGCGCGGAGTTCGGCATCCGCCTGCACCCCATGGGAGATGACGAGCAGGGCATCGTGCACGTCATCGGCCCCCAACTCGGCCTGACGCAGCCCGGTATGACCGTGGTGTGCGGTGACAGCCACACCTCGACACACGGTGCCTTCGGCGCGATGGCCTTCGGTATCGGCACGTCCGAGGTCGAGCACGTGCTCGCCACGCAGACGCTTCCGCTGCGTCCGTTCAAGACCATGGCGATCAACGTCAACGGCGACCTGCGCCCGGGCGTTACCGCCAAGGACGTCATCCTCGCCGTCATCGCCAAGATCGGCACCGGTGGCGGGCAGGGATACGTGCTCGAGTACCGGGGTAGCGCCATCGAGTCGCTCTCGATGGAGGCGCGGATGACCATCTGCAACATGTCCATCGAGGCAGGCGCCCGAGCGGGCATGATCGCGCCCGACGAGACGACCTTCGCCTACCTCAAGGACCGCCCGCACGCGCCGAAGGGCGCCGACTGGGACGCCGCGGTGGCCAACTGGCGTGAACTGCGCACCGACGCCGAAGCCGAGTTCGACGCCGAGGTGGACATCGACGCCGCCCAGCTCACCCCGTACGTGACCTGGGGTACCAACCCCGGCCAGGGGTTGCCGCTTTCGGAGTCGGTTCCCGACCCCGAGCGGATCACGGACGAGACCGAGCGCGTGGCCGCCGAGAAGGCCCTGTCCTATATGGATCTTGTTCCGGGGACCCCGCTGCGGCAGATCGCGGTGGACACCGTGTTCCTCGGCTCGTGCACCAACGGCCGGATCGAGGACCTGCGTGCCGCGGCCACGGTGCTGCGTGGCCGCAAGGTGGCCGACGGGGTGCGCATGCTTGTCGTGCCCGGCTCGATGCGGGTGCGCCAGGTGGCGGAGGCCGAAGGGCTGCACGAGATCTTTACGCAGGCGGGCGCCGAGTGGCGGCAGGCAGGCTGCTCGATGTGCCTCGGGATGAATCCCGACCAGTTGAAGCCCGGTGAGCGCAGCGCGTCGACCTCGAACCGCAACTTCGAGGGTCGGCAGGGCAAGGGTGGTCGCACCCACCTGGTCTCGCCGCTCGTGGCGGCCGCGACGGCCGTACGGGGCACCCTGTCCTCGCCGGAAGACCTGGACTGA
- a CDS encoding IclR family transcriptional regulator, with protein sequence MGQPNVSNQQTSEARASGIGVLDKAVAVLHAVSEEPCGLAELCSRTGLPRATAHRLAVGLEVHRMLRRGPDGRWRAGPALAELAGGTVDPLLDAASVILPKLRDITGESVQLYRRDGVQRVCVATAEPPSGLRDTVPVGARLPMTAGSGAKVLAAWADEHTQRAILADAVYGERTLLEVRRRGWAQSVAEREPGVASVSAPVRDTTGAVVAAVSVSGPVERIGRKPGGRWAADLLAAAEALQDRL encoded by the coding sequence GTGGGACAGCCCAATGTTAGCAACCAGCAGACATCTGAAGCTCGGGCCAGCGGCATCGGTGTTCTCGACAAGGCGGTCGCCGTGTTGCACGCCGTGTCGGAGGAGCCGTGCGGGCTGGCGGAGTTGTGTTCACGCACCGGGCTACCGCGCGCGACCGCGCACCGGCTGGCCGTAGGGCTGGAGGTGCACCGGATGCTGCGCCGCGGTCCCGACGGGAGGTGGCGGGCGGGGCCTGCCCTCGCCGAACTGGCTGGCGGCACGGTGGACCCGTTGCTGGATGCCGCGAGCGTGATACTGCCGAAGCTGCGCGACATCACCGGCGAGAGCGTCCAGCTGTACCGCAGGGACGGTGTCCAGCGGGTGTGCGTGGCCACGGCGGAGCCGCCGAGCGGGTTGCGCGACACCGTGCCGGTTGGCGCGCGGCTGCCGATGACGGCCGGGTCGGGGGCGAAGGTGCTCGCGGCGTGGGCGGACGAGCACACCCAGCGAGCGATCCTGGCCGACGCCGTCTACGGCGAGCGGACCCTGCTCGAAGTGCGCAGGCGGGGGTGGGCGCAGAGTGTCGCCGAACGTGAGCCGGGGGTGGCGAGTGTGTCGGCGCCGGTTCGCGACACGACCGGCGCGGTGGTGGCGGCGGTGTCGGTATCAGGGCCGGTCGAGCGCATCGGCCGCAAGCCCGGCGGGCGGTGGGCCGCGGATCTGCTGGCGGCGGCGGAGGCGCTGCAAGACCGACTCTGA
- a CDS encoding HAD family hydrolase — MVCLDIDDTLIDFSAASRRSLEALIGRTDMWPVWERITDEHVARVVTGELEYPDMHGRRTQAFLAELGISVGMADVAGFEKKRKEMLRRSWRLFDDVLPCLEWLTAAGVRLAAVTNASGAHQREKLAMLGLARFFDYVAIAGEVGVAKPDPVMFKTVCFKLDCEPAQAVHVGDKLATDAVGARDAGLGGVWLDRTGTAADVPSDVHVLYTLADLPELLVSEFARVGVPVPR, encoded by the coding sequence TTGGTCTGCCTTGACATCGACGACACGTTGATCGACTTCTCCGCGGCGAGTCGAAGATCGCTCGAAGCGCTGATCGGCAGAACCGACATGTGGCCGGTGTGGGAGCGAATCACCGACGAGCACGTGGCGAGGGTCGTCACGGGCGAGTTGGAGTACCCCGACATGCACGGCAGGCGTACCCAGGCGTTCCTGGCCGAACTGGGTATCAGCGTCGGCATGGCGGACGTCGCCGGGTTCGAGAAGAAACGCAAGGAGATGCTGCGCCGCTCGTGGCGGCTCTTCGACGATGTCCTGCCCTGTTTGGAATGGCTGACGGCGGCGGGTGTGCGGCTCGCGGCCGTCACGAATGCTTCCGGCGCCCACCAGCGGGAGAAGCTCGCGATGCTGGGGCTCGCGCGCTTCTTCGACTACGTCGCCATCGCGGGCGAGGTCGGTGTCGCCAAACCCGACCCCGTGATGTTCAAGACGGTCTGCTTCAAGCTCGACTGCGAACCGGCGCAAGCCGTGCACGTGGGGGACAAGCTGGCTACCGACGCCGTTGGTGCCCGCGACGCGGGGTTGGGTGGGGTGTGGCTCGACCGGACAGGGACGGCTGCTGACGTCCCGTCGGACGTGCACGTGCTCTACACCCTCGCCGATCTGCCTGAGCTGCTGGTCTCGGAGTTCGCCAGGGTGGGGGTGCCCGTTCCCCGTTGA